AAACTGAAGCAGATCTCCCTCtagaaaaaacacaaaagccAAACAAAAGCAGAAGCTGGGCAAGCTGCATAAATTCATCTTTGATCTTGGATTCAAAAAagtgaaaatggaaaaaaaagagaacccaATTAGACAGAATTTGCAGAGTGAGCAACAATAGAAGTAAATACAACTTTTGGTTTCTAACAATCAAGACCTGTTAGAAAACAGAGTATCCCATATTTCATTAAAGACCTCCATGATAACTCTATGATAATGAGAGGAATTCAAAGATAGAAAACACTCTAATAGTTTCTCCAGATCCTCTGCTGCAAATAACTGCTTCTCTAAGATCATTTCCACCATTGATGTCTTGAAATCCTTGTACGGGTTGCTAGACCGTTTCACCACTGCGATGCTTTCTTTAACTATGCCTCCTGAATCAAATGGGTCATGACCCATTTCAGAATTCCTTCTCGAATCTCTTCTCCGGCGAACTTCAGCTATTTGCTGGTGAAAATTCTCGTTCCGGCGGTAAATTTCAGAAGAATCAGAGGAGAAACTCTTTGAAGAGAAGAAAGTCTCGGCCTCATCTCCAGACTCTTCAGTGCTGAACCACCCACTATCACTTTCTCCTGATGAAGAATCGAAATgaaatcttcctttttttctgatTGACGACCTCTGGGTCTTCTTCGATTTCGTCTCCTTTGACCTAATTTTCCCCCCTTTTGGTTCGAACTCCTCAAGCTTGTAATACGAATTCAAAGGCGAAGCGGGTGATGCAGGGGGGCAAGTTCTTCCTTTGGAATCATCAAAGCCGACACATTCGCTTCGTTCCATCACTTCCGAACTCTGCAACATCTCCATTGTCGCGAAACCATCAGCTGAAGATGATTCCATTCTGGGTGTAGATATGGATGACAAACTTTGATCTTTAGGTGACAAAGGCTCAATTGGATGGAAATCATTGCGGGTTTTAGAGATGAAGACCTGCTTTTCGATCAAAACGGCCGCGCTTCGGGACCTACACAACCCGAATGAAGAGCGGAACATGCGAGAGAGTCGTAGTTTGAATCCACCCCCCATTAGGGTGATTGCAGAGACACAGAACTTTGAACCGGAGATTGCGCTCTTTGTATATATGACTTTGCAAGAAAGAGAATAAACATGTTTCTTCCTTCCTTGACGTttaaatggaagaaagaatataaatatatatatatatatatatattttaaatctatTTTAATCATATATCACTGAAAcgaaatgcaataaaaaaatttctaaaaatattgcAAAGGTCAAGAGGTGGTATTTTGAGAAACTTTTGCTTTGTTATTCAATATTTTCCTTACCATCCAAGGTTTCAACTATCGGTATTGTATCGGTTGTATCGAtcatatcatattggtatcggctaagatcgatatcaatatctgcttgatttggattgattatccatatcgtttcaggggtaacaTAGTAAAAAAAACCTCACCGATACCAATTCGTATTGTTTCAATATTAGCTgagatcgataccgatacctaGAACTAAATCCTTATTACCAccagggttttaagtattggtatcagatcaATCATATCGTATTGGTATAAGCCTCAACCGGATCAGTCAGATCGTTTTGAATACTTCAGAACGATCAATGCTAAAATCATTTTGATACCGTTCTGGAATAAATTAAATCGGACCTTAATAGACAGATCTATccctatttaaaataaaaaataaatcatttttatgaCAATTTTATCCTTGGACCATACATGTGAAATGGGATTGAAAAGATCAGGATTAGAGAATGATCATGACTAATATAGTTTCAATTTGATCAATACTAACCATTCCATTCCGTTTCTCAGAACCATGATCTACAGCGATACAAATCAATATCAGATTGGTAATGGAGGAGACTGATACCATGATTATACATATAGGTGGTGGGGTCTGTTAAGCATAAATTGGAAAATGAGATGAGAGTGCTGAGCTAATAGTTCGAAACTAAGTAGGCcatccttacccaaaaaaataaattagtaGGCCATCtccaatagatttttttttttttttttttttttttttttgaagtttttaAAGTTAGGCCAGATTGATTGCATAAATTTTGGACTGAGCGAATACTTTAACTTTTCTAAATAATCAAATCATTAGATGCTTCAAAATTTTATGACTGCGCTGATGTTTCAATACAAGATCAGGTACTACCTACCTTCATAGTCATTGACGAAGCTGTTTAGTGTTGCTTCTTCAAttgagtttttcattttctctctttttttttcttttaatttcttcaattgAGTCATAGTCACAGTTTCAGTTATATAAATGAATATATTTGAGTATAAGTGTTCTTAGTAGGTTATATCAATTACCAACTCACTAATTTCTTATCAGTAGAAAATAATAAACCTAATAGTGTGTTTTGGGATCTAATCCATTCAACTACGCCACCCCAGTTGTCGATAGTGAAACAGTCCATATAAAATGCCCCTTCTTCCggtaaaaataaatacaataatGAGACTGTCTAAatgacattttctataattaaaaCTTAgcatattattttaattatacgTTGCTTGTATTattttcaaatgttttttaAGTTAGGGTTTTTAAAATTGTATCATTAATGTATAATGTCATTATAAAAACATTGTCATTGGCTTGcatattttttgaataaacatataattaggggtgtcaattggtcgatttgatttgatttcgattgGGTTGAATCGATTTCGGTGTAAGAATAAGGGAAACcaatgaaataacctagagggggggtgaataggttatactagtggaaattaactcttttcgatatATAGAttccaagtgtgattgcaaattaaaaacgatgctgaataaataaaataggcacaatcacacacaacaagatttatagtggttcgactcaattcgagtctagtccactccctacaagaatcctcttgtaacgtattccactagttctccctttcagtacggtagttagggaagaaaatctttacaatctttttcacggataagagtatcttTATAAATCTCTTTTATAGGTAaagagacgcctttacaatttcttttggaggtagagagacatcttcctctttttaggataagagaatccttacaatcctaagtacagtctagaattgtaaaaacagaaataaataagaagtagtggaataagaggaatacctcaaatGTGGTGCAAATGCTAAGAATGAgatatgaatgatgcacctttgtaaagtcctttcttatggctttgacttgcacaggagagagtgaaggacttgattgagacttgagccttttgttgggattaaaGTAATCGAACGACTCAAGTAGAATAAAATAATCTTAATAAAtgttgaatgcttacaataatgctcttaatgctctttcttaattcatatttaattaagagtggtttgggtatttataggtgagcttagtgaagcattttaggcagaaaatcaggctctaatggtcgtattctgggaccaccgatcgatcaccatcggtagccgatcgatCGAAaagaaccattgaggtcaaaaaCTAACTGCTGGAGCTTTTCCAGGGAGGCACCGGTCGATCGGGACTTTCTATTGATCGATCGGGACTTTCTACCGGTCGATCGGCTATGGTCTTGGATAGTTTCGATCGATCGGGTATTCCATCCTATTGACCGCCAACATGATagactgttttgacagaatgctgtcatactgactagttgtcagtgttttgaccataactttttggtctgacCTTAGATTGACCTAAGATCAGTTGCATTGGAATcgcaactcaatttcctacaacttccatgAAGATTTCATCTTCTAATACCAATTTTAAGattacccaaaatacccttgagtcaggttaatatGTTTTCACGGTTTTCCTAGAgcatattgcactctaccacctaaggtcattctaatatgatgcatgaggtgtgTGCGTATGTaatgtgtgtacaaattacaaaatatattctctatcctatggtcttcatcttaggtttgttattttcattattatgggtcttgatgtcttcatcttcggtcttgaatgtctttaagcttgAAGGTCATGTTTGtatgagttcaaaccttgatatcttgattcgaccttctaagtgtttcttcaaactaattacactttcttcaagctaatcataTTTTATCAAACTAAGTTAAAGGCGTatatttgtttgttaacaccaaaacatagtaagaagtgtggacatgtttcccaacaatctccccctttttggtgatgacaaacaaataCATGCAATATAACCAAATACAATAAATGACAGTAGCATAGTGCAGAGTTCAATAAGATAGCACAGTGCAAAGTtcaataatatattttaattcagtgATAGATACTTGTCATTTCAACAAAGATAGATACTATAACgatagattttttttgtcatttcaacAAAGATAGATACTATAACGATAGATGTTTTAATGATGTCATTTCAACAAAGATAGATACTATAACGGTAGATGTTTTAATGATGTCATTTCAACAAATAATATATACTTGTCATTTCAACAAAGATAGATACTATAATGATAAATGTTTTAATGatgtttctcccccttttgtcaacagcaaaaagggaatcaaaatgACACAAGTTATTAAAAtgctccccctgagtatgtgccaaagaaaaattaaattaacaTAACACAAAAAATTACCATAGGTTCAACTTTGTATCTCAGAGTATTTCAGCAAAAAGTAAcataaaagactaaatcaaagactaagttccacaagataaaaacaGAGTACGAGTTTAGTAAGATTATATAAAAGGAGTAAGGACTCCTAATcctctgcatcctcatcctctgtgtcttcctcttcttcttcttcttctccgtcatcttcatcttcctcgtctttgcgtaggagcttgagaatctcattctgatttctttccatcttcaccaattgggcaaggatgatgttcccAACCTTCTGAAGATCAGCAACGGTCACATAGGCTGACGCATCATCACTTCCTTGTTGCTAtggctggctgggtccagcATCAGTTTTTTTGGAGCCGATGGTCTGCTTGGAAAGAAGGTACATCTTGCGaatagtggaaagattgatctcttgaggaaaatgttcaaatgattcaccaaaaaaatccacatgaaagtggtccaggatttggcaaatcacccttccatagggaagatttctcttttgaagtctatcaccatggataatcatggttttgagcagaatgtaaggaaggtGATGCTCACAGTCTTGCAAAcacagtaggtgagataagcataaaatggggagacttcatct
This genomic stretch from Macadamia integrifolia cultivar HAES 741 chromosome 2, SCU_Mint_v3, whole genome shotgun sequence harbors:
- the LOC122071916 gene encoding transcription repressor OFP8-like, with amino-acid sequence MGGGFKLRLSRMFRSSFGLCRSRSAAVLIEKQVFISKTRNDFHPIEPLSPKDQSLSSISTPRMESSSADGFATMEMLQSSEVMERSECVGFDDSKGRTCPPASPASPLNSYYKLEEFEPKGGKIRSKETKSKKTQRSSIRKKGRFHFDSSSGESDSGWFSTEESGDEAETFFSSKSFSSDSSEIYRRNENFHQQIAEVRRRRDSRRNSEMGHDPFDSGGIVKESIAVVKRSSNPYKDFKTSMVEMILEKQLFAAEDLEKLLECFLSLNSSHYHRVIMEVFNEIWDTLFSNRS